The proteins below come from a single Miscanthus floridulus cultivar M001 chromosome 1, ASM1932011v1, whole genome shotgun sequence genomic window:
- the LOC136545757 gene encoding uncharacterized protein, producing the protein MAMGLPGLRCCRLPARGLLPPLGPALARRPLPRTSALRYSSLQAQAGDSIGEEVLRMFLEERQLHGDFVTKISDMVWRRNGANVDATEATTGQGSAVDVAQPEDVREDAVDEGMLRLAATRDWVSGDSSPPLSKRLSAKDRQNESDKRKELNLLKYEALKDELLLLTTGIGAACSLYCLLVFSLETAVSYAFGVGFSCLYLQLLYRHADNLSKEDIPEVFLRKKVKKIGITSEDLKNTIEKTLGGAGVALSSPRLVIPAVIFGLSALSDHFQNSFFSFEVLPGMMGFLAYKAAALVQVYRDNEDLRLILPEEEDADSDST; encoded by the exons CTCGCGGGTTGCTCCCTCCACTCGGTCCCGCCCTCGCTCGCAGGCCCCTCCCGCGGACCTCGGCTCTCCGATACTCCTCCCTCCAAGCCCAAG CTGGGGACAGTATTGGGGAGGAGGTCCTGCGCATGTTCCTTGAGGAGAGGCAGCTGCACGGCGATTTCGTCACCAAGATCTCTGACATGGTCTGGAGGAGAAATGGCGCCAATGTTGATGCGACTGAGGCGACCACGGGCCAAGGGAGTGCTGTAGATGTTGCCCAGCCTGAAGAC GTGCGGGAAGATGCTGTGGACGAGGGAATGTTGAGATTAGCAGCAACCAGAGATTGGGTGTCCGGTGACAGCAGCCCTCCTTTGAGCAAGAGGCTGTCTGCTAAG GATAGGCAGAATGAGAGCGACAAAAGGAAGGAGCTGAATCTTTTGAAATATGAAGCA CTCAAGGATGAATTGCTGCTCTTGACCACAGGAATTGGAGCAGCATGTAGTTTATACTGTCTCCTGGTTTTCTCTCTCGAG ACTGCTGTCAGTTATGCTTTTGGGGTTGGTTTCAG TTGCTTGTATCTTCAACTTCTGTATCGACATGCCGATAACCTATCAAAGGAAGATATTCCAGAGGTTTTTCTTAGGAAGAAAGTGAAGAA AATTGGCATTACAAGTGAagatttgaagaatacaatagaGAAGACATTGGGTGGTGCAGGAGTAGCTCTTTCATCCCCAAGGCTTGTGATTCCTGCCGTGATTTTTGGATTGTCAGCTTTATCAGATCACTTCCAAAATAGCTTTTTCAGTTTTGAG GTTCTTCCAGGGATGATGGGTTTCCTTGCATACAAGGCTGCAGCTTTGGTCCAAGTCTACAGAGATAACGAGGACCTCCGCTTGATACTCCCTGAGGAAGAGGACGCTGACAGTGACAGCACTTGA
- the LOC136545782 gene encoding ABSCISIC ACID-INSENSITIVE 5-like protein 2, whose product MGAEAMSSHGSRVGGGGGALSRQGSVCSLTFSEVEGQLHGDNLDDLLRSGRKTADEVWRDIQGAAAACPRAQMTLEDFLSRGGGPPADAAADTDTGSGACGWAQQLYQPAPAPAAQLELGRHRPAVVGRPVPRPLGAGAGPVLDALYHDGQEGGAGAKRAAGEGGVAERCNERRKKRMIKNRESAARSRARKQAYTNELENKISQLEEENERLRRHKAPEPVVQYVPRQELKNQLRRANSANF is encoded by the exons ATGGGAGCCGAGGCAATGTCGTCCCACGGCAGCAGggtcggtggcggcggcggggcccTGTCGCGGCAGGGCTCGGTGTGCAGCCTCACGTTCAGCGAGGTGGAGGGCCAGCTTCACGGCGACAACCTGGACGACCTCCTCCGCTCGGGCAGGAAGACGGCGGACGAGGTGTGGCGGGACATCCAGGGCGCCGCGGCGGCCTGCCCGCGGGCCCAGATGACGCTGGAGGACTTCCTGTCCCGCGGCGGCGGCCCGCCCGCTGACGCCGCCGCGGATACGGACACGGGCTCCGGCGCCTGCGGCTGGGCGCAGCAGCTGTACCagccggccccggccccggcggCGCAACTGGAGCTGGGCCGCCACCGCCCCGCCGTCGTCGGGCGTCCCGTGCCGCGGCCGCTCGGCGCGGGCGCAGGGCCGGTCCTGGACGCGCTGTACCACGACGGCCAGGAGGGCGGCGCCGGGGCGAAGCGTGCCGCCGGCGAGGGCGGCGTGGCGGAGAGGTGCAACGAGCGGCGCAAGAAGCGGATGATCAAGAACCGGGAGTCGGCGGCGAGGTCGCGCGCGCGGAAGCAG GCGTACACGAACGAGCTGGAGAACAAGATCTCGCagctggaggaggagaacgagcgGCTCCGGAGGCACAAG GCACCGGAGCCGGTAGTGCAGTATGTGCCGCGACAGGAGCTGAAGAATCAGCTCCGGCGGGCTAACTCGGCCAACTTCTAA